In Akkermansia muciniphila, the DNA window TTTGTTACTTTTGAATCACGGATGCCTGAAAGAAGTGGTAGGGCAGGGACCTTAGACCAGTTTCATTCTGGCGAGGTCCTGAAGGTCAATGATGCCTACGGGAGCCATCTCCGCGTTGAGCACCACCAGATCGTCAATATGGCGGTTGCTGACGGCTTTTACCGCCTCGGCGGCCAGGTCGTCTTCCATCACATAAATGGGATTGCGGGTCATCAGGCCGCTGACGGGCTGTTCCCCGATGAGGGGATTGGCTCCGTACGCCCGGACAAAGTCCCCGTGGGTAAAGATGCCGGCCAGCTTGTTATCCGCCGTCAGCAGGATGCAGGCGCCAGTGTGGGCCGTGGTCATCGCCTTCAGGCAGTCGTTCACGGAGGCGGTTTCCGGCAGGATGGCCATTTCTTCTCCCTTCCGCATGATGTCGCCCACCTTGGTGAGCAGGGCGCGGCCCAGAGAGCCGCCGGGGTGGCGTTTGGCGAAGTCCCGCGCGGTGAAGTGGCGCGCTTCCACCAGGGCCATGGCAAGGGCGTCCCCCATGACGAGCATGGCCGTGGTGCTGGAGGTGGGGGCCAGGTTCAGCGGGCAGGCTTCACGGGAAACGCCCGTGTCCAGCACGATGTCCGAGTACTTGGCCAGGGAGGAGGCCGTGTTGCCCGTCATGGAGATGATGGGCAGTTCAAAGCGTTTGATGAAGGGGAGCAGGGCCAGCAGTTCCGAGGTTTCCCCGGAGAAGGACATCGCGATGCAGACGTCCCCGTCCTGGACAATGCCCAGGTCACCGTGCAGGGCGTTCAGGGAGTCCAGAAGAACGGTGGGCGTTCCCGTGGAATTCAGGGTGGCTACGATTTTGGCTCCGATGTTGCCGGATTTGCCTACGCCTACGATGACGATCTTGTTGCCGCGGTCCAGCGCCTGGGACATGAGGTCCACAGCCTGGTTGAAATTGTCATCCAGCCGGGACAGGACGCCGCGCAGCTCTTCAATCTCCATTTCAAAAACGGATTTGGCGCGTGTTAAATGATTCATATCTGGCGGGAATGATGCCAGATGCCCCTGTGGGCGTCAATTTTTCATTGCGGCTCCCTCACGCCCGTTTTCCCGGCATTTGCACGCGGGGTTTGGCGCCAGGGGAACGATGGTGAAGCGCATGCGCAGCGTGTCTGCGGAGAGCATGGCCCCCACCAGCGGAGAGGGAATGCCGGCAAGGTATTTTACCGCTTCCAGCGCCTGGATGCAGCCGATCATGCCCGCATGCGCGCCCAGGATGCCGGCGGCGGAGGCGGTGTCTTCCTCCTCCATGGGCGTGCCGGAGGGAAAGAGGCAGCGGTAGCAGGCGGTACCCTCATGGGGGGCGAATACGGCCACCTGGCCCAGGAACCCCTTCACGGCCCCGTACACCAGGGGAAGGCGCAGGGCGCAGGCGGCGTCCGCCATGGCGAAGCGCGCCGCGTAATTGTCTGAAGCGTCCAGAACAAGGTGGCACCCTTCCAGCAGGCTTCCGGCGTTTTCCGGCGTAAGCCGGGTACAGACTTCCATGACGTTCACGGCGGGGTTCAGTGCGCGCAGGCTCCGGGCGGCGCTGGCGGTCTTGGCTGTGCCCTCTGCGTCCGTGGCGTGCAGGATTTGCCGCTGGAGGTTGGAAAGGCTGACCCTGTCCGGGTCAATCAGGGTGATGCTGCCCACGCCTGCGGCGGCAAGATAAAGGGCCGCGGGGGAGCCAAGCCCCCCGAGGCCCGTCAGGGCGATGTGCGCCCGTTTGAGTTTTTCCTGGCCTTCCTCACCCAGTTCCGGAAGGGAAAGATGCCTTGCGTAGCGTTCGGTTTCTTCCTGGGTGAGGGGCATTGCGCTTATGGGATTTAACGGCGGGAGGAGCTGCCGCTGAAAGCGTACAGGAGCAGTGTCCATCCGGAGAAGATCAGTTCCACCGCAATCAGGGTGCCGATGAACCAGGCTGTGGATTCAGGCCAGCCGAAGATGACCATGAGGCCCAGGATCAGCGTGATGATCACGTTAAACAGGCGCCAGCCGCTGGCGGCCAGGGAACGGGTCTGGAACCAGATGGCCCCCTGGAAGACGGCTGCGATGACCAGTCCCCACCCGATGATGAGCGTGGTGATGGCCAGGGAGACATTGGGGTCCCTGAACAGGAACCAGCCCGCGATGCCGTACAGGATGGCCGTCACCAGGTTCCACCAGCGGGAGGAGGGAACGGTGAAGGTGTGGATGAGCCGGACGACGGCCAGGACCATCAGCATGATGCCGATTACCCAGATGAAGCTGGCCCCGACAATCCAGGGAGAGGCCAGGGCGATAAAGCCAAGAAATAGCTCGATCACGCCAAGGATACCCATCCACCATGAGTTGCCGGATACCGAGGAGCTGCTGACTTGAGGTTGAGTTGTCATATGGCGGTATGACCGGACCCGCAGCGGAAACGTTGAAGAATGACGGTTTTATTTGCCGGGGACCGCCGCCTGGGGAGTGTTTTTGGGGTCCATGGTCTTCAGCAGCTCCGGAGTGACGTTGAACAGTACGGGGCCGCTCCTGGGGTGCGCCTGCGGGGGCACAAAGTAGGAGAACGCCCTGGCGGGGAGCTGCCCCGGGATTTCCGGCATGATGTACACTTCCACAAGGACGGCGCCTTTCTTGCCGTTCGGGCTGTCGGAAAAGTTCAGCGTAAGTGAGTTGGTTCCGTCCCGCAGGCCGCCGGAGATGACTTCCGCCAGGCGCGTGTTGTCAAATTCATGGGGGGAAATGTTGTTCACGTTCGCTTTTACGGTGCGGCCGGGGCAGTCCACCAGAATTTTTGCGATGTATTTGGGCGGGGGGCAGACGGGCGGCACGGCGGGAATTTTTCCAAGGGGCTGGAAGCCGTCCTGTTCCATCAGGACGGTGGCGTCTCCGCGCTTGAGGCGTTCCTTGACGGCGGGCAGGCGGGTGAGGTTGAAAAAGCGCGCCTGGTCGTATTTCCATTTGCCGTTTTCATGGGTGAACAGCAGGACCAGGGCATTCGCGTCCGTAGGTTCCTGGCCCAGGCCCAGGTCCACCTTGCCGTAATAGGTGGCTGCGGCCGTGGGGCCGTCTATTACGGAACCCACGTACATCAGCGGGGAGAGCGCCGGGGGAGCCATGGGCTGCCGGAACAGGGAGGCGGGGAAGGAGCGTTTCTCGGAAACGGCCAGATTGCGCACTTTTACCTGGCGGTAGGCGGAGGTGGTGGCCCTCCACCCGTCATAGTTGCCGCGCATCAGGTGCAGGCGCCAGGTATTGTAGGCCACGTCCAGGTCATCCCTCAGCTTGGCGTCTCCGGGCTGAGGGGCTGCGGATGCGGAAGTGAGAAGGGCTGCGGCGCAGCAGGCCGCGGTAAAAAGGGAACGGAAAGTCATTACACGATTATTTAGACATCAAACTTGCGCGGAGTGCAACACAATTGCATCATGAAGCCGTTCTTATGGAATTGTTCACGGAAGCCGATCATCTGGCGGAAGCCCGGTACAGGAAACTGTTGCGGGACCAGCCCGGCTTTGTGTGGAGGCGGTTTTCAGACGGGGAGGAACTGATGGCGTACGTCTTTTTCCCTCCCGGCCATGACGCGGGCGCGTCTGCGCCCTCCGTGTTGTTTTTCCACGGCGGCATGTGGGTGGGCAAGAGCCTGGGTGATTTTGTGCCGTGGGCTCTTCACCTTGCCCAGCAGGGTATTGTGGGCATTATCCCCATGTTCCGCACCCGGGGCGCCTATGAGGTGGAGCCCATGGATATTCTGGAAGAGGGCCGGGAAGCCTGGGCCTGGGTTTATGGAAATGCGGCCCTGCTGGGGCTGGACCCGGCGCGCATTACCGTGGCGGGGAGTGATGCGGGCGGCCTGATGGCCCTGCATGTGGCCCTGCCGGACCATCCCGCGCGCTGGTCCCTGTTCCGTAAAAAGGCCCCCCTTCCTCCCGGCCCCGCCGCCGTGGCCCTGTTCCGCGGCGTATGTGACCTGGCGGCGCAGTCTGCCTTTAAGCTGGGCGGCATGATGCCCCCGGAGCAGAGGGATGCCGTCAATCCCCTGCGGCGCGTGCAGAAAGGGCTGCCGCCCCTGTTCGCCAGCCATGGCGGAAGGGACAGGCTGCTGCCGTGGCGCAACAGCGAGCGGCTGGCGGAACTGTGGCGGAAAAAGAAGAACCGCTCCAGATTTGAGCTTCTGGATGTGGCGGACCACACATTTTACCATTTTAATGTGAATGCCGCCTACTTTGAGCAATTGCTCAACAGTTGGAGCGCCTTCATGGTGGAACAGGGCATCTGGGAGTATAACGAGGGAATGGACGCCGGATTGCTGGGCTGACCGGAAGGGGAACGTGCCGCCCGTAAAATGTGCGGCGGCAGGGGAAGGGCGCTTTCCTGTCAGCGGCCTCCCAGCATGTTTTCCCGGATTTCCTGCATGTCCCGGCGGAACGCGGGCTGCGTTTGCGGAGTGGGCGGCTGGATATCCCATTCCTTCATCTTTTTGCGGACCTTGAGGAAGGCCTCCTGTTCGCTGGCGCCGTATTTCTTGCAGACGGTGGAGAGGGTCAGTTCCGGCCCCGTAAAATGCCCCTTCAGGAAGAACGGAAGGTCGTGCTGCCAGGCGCGCCGGAAATCCTCCGGGCATCCTTCCGTGCTGATAGGAGAAAAAAGTGCCTTCACCTGGCTTTCCCGGATGCCCCCGCTGTTCATGCAGATGGCGGTTTCCATGTAGGCGAGCGTGAATTCCAGCATGACCCGTTCAATGGATTGCTTGGCCTGGGCCAGTTGGGCCGGGGTAAGGCCCATGACCTCGGCGCGCAGGACGGCCAGGGCGTTCAGAATGGCCTTGGGATCTCCGCAGGTGCGCGGGTCCATGCGGGGGATTTTTTCATCCTCGTCATAAAGGGGGATGGGAGGATGCACCTGCGGATTGATCTTGAACAGTTTACCCTGGAGCCGTTCCCGGAGGTCCTTCAGGCTCACGCCGTACTTGCGCAGGACGGGAGCCGCGTAATTGCGGCCCGGTTTGGCCGTTTGCCGCAGCCATGCTTCCTGAAAATCCGCGGGGCATTGCTGGAGCCCCGCCGCCAGCATGGCGTTCCGGAAGTCCTCCGCCCTGGGCGTCTTGTTGGCATAGGCGTGGGTCCATTCCATTTCCAGCATCCAGATGGCGGTCAGGCCCAGGAATTGTTCAATGGCCTGTTTGGGTTCCGCGGCTTCCGGTTCAGGGAGGGCGGAGGCCGGGGCGTGCCAGCAGAACGGGAGCAGAAGGGCGGAAACCAGGAGGGAGCGGAGCGTATGCATGGGGAAGGAGGATTGGGGGGAAAGAAGTAACGTCATTCAGCCGTCACCGTGACGTCCAGCGGACGGTCGGAGACGGGAAATTGCAATTCATAAAAGCCGTTCCCCAGGTCCCTGACAGGGGTACTTCCCGCCTTGACGGCGCCTTTTCCATGCCAGACGACTACCGGGCCGGATTCCTTGACGCGGAAACGCAGGGTGTCCGCCCCGTATTCCGGAACGGCGGCCAGGGCGCACGGGGCGAGGAACTTGTCACCTCTGCCGATGACGGACCAGCCCCGGACGATGGGCGCCATGATGAACAGGCGGTCCTTGAAGCCCGTGAGCTCCACGTCCAGGTCCGGCTGGTCCTGGGTCAGAGCGCGGCCGCCTTCCGCGGAATAGGCGGCGATCCCTTCCGGGGGAAGGACGGCATACGCCTCCGCCGCCTTGCCGTTCAGCAGGGCGGCGGCATTTTTGTAATCCGCCAGGGAAATCCTGCCGAGGACCGGTTCTGACGGAGAGGGGTGCCTGAGGTTGTACAGCACCACGGCGGCGCTTTGACCGGGCAGCGGGGCGATCACCCGGTACAGGCGGTTCTCGTTCATGGCGTCCAGAAAGACGGAATCCGGCAGGGGGACGGCAGGGGCCAGCGGCCGCAGCAGAAGGCCGTCGGACCAGACCAGGGGCATGATGTTTTCCGGGTTGAGCTTGTCAGCCGGGTCTGAAAGGTAGACGGGGCCCCCGGATACGGCCTTGGAAACGGCCATGAGGCGCGCGCTGGTGGGGTCCGTGGAATGGAACATGTCATGGTCCGGCCACGCGGTCTGCCCCAGCCAGAGCGTATTGGCGTAGGACTGGAGGATGTGGGACTTGCCCATGGCTTCATCCCCCAGCTTGTAGTCAATGCTGCACCGGGTGATGGCGCTGTAGCGGGTATTCTGGATATTGACGGTGCCCTGCGCCATGCAATTCATCAGGCTGAGCCCCGTTTTACGGCAGGCCTGCTCCAGGGCCTCCGAGCACTTGGTGTTGTGGTGCACCGGATTGTCCAATCCATCCGTATGCTTAAGGTATTCCGCCTGCACGTCGATCTTCACGAAATCGAACCCGGCGTTCTTGACGGACTGGAGGAACGGCCCGTAAAACGCCCCTGCTCCTCCGGGGCCGTCACCGGGAAGGATTTTCCCCTTGGAGGTGGTGACCAGCCCGCGGGCCGTCTGGGCGTCCAGCTGGTGTTTGGGATGGATGCCGTTCCACAGGCCATAGTAACAGTTCCACAACCCCATCCATTTCAATTTGGGGCTCTTGTGCTTCATCAGGGGCTCCCATCCCTGGGGGAACTTCTCCTGATTGGTCTGGAAACTGATCAGTTTAAGGTCCTTCTCGGTCTGGAAGCCGTCATCCACCAGTATCCACCGGACGGGAATGGGTGAGGCCTCCAGCTGGCGGGCTGTCTGTTCAAGCAGTTTGGAGGAAATATTCTTTTTATACTGCTCCCAGCTGCACCAGCCCAGGTACTTGAACGGTTCCGGATAGGCCTTTTTTTCACGCGGGAAGGTTCTTCCCTTGATGAAGGGAAGGGAGAGGGCCTTGTTCCATGCGGCGGAACAGGCGCGGTAAATATCCTTGTCCACGGCGGTGACGGCCAGGACAGGCTGCGGTTTTACCGTGGAAGTTCCCAGCGTTCCGTATTCCACCAGAAACCTGCCGTCCCCGTCAAGCTTCAGCCACGCGAGGGAGTCGGGGGTGGCGACGGGCAGCACCGCCATGAAACTCCCGTCCTTCAGGTGGAACAGCGCGAACATGGCGTGGTCCCCGGGCTTGGCTGTGCTGGGGTTCGGTTTGCTGTCCAGCAGGTTGCCGGGAGCTGTCTTGCCGAACCAGGGCAGAACCCGGTTGCCGTCCCCGGGCCAGCGCCCCCGGTCCGCCGCGAACCAGCAGAAGGACTGGTATGGAGGAACCGGCAGGGGACGTGCGGTTTTCCCCGGCAAGGGAGTAATGGAAGATATCCGGGTCTGGGCTGCGGCGGTCCAGACGGTCAGGGCCGCCAGAACAAGGGCAGGGAAGGTAAACGCTCTCATGGAATCATCATTAAGTTAAGGAAGGTGGCGGAAGGGTTGGCGGGAAGCACGCCTCTGTTTTCAGGAAAAAGACGCTGCGTTATGATGGCAGGGCATTTGCCGGAGACGAGAAAAAAATGACTGTTCCGTTTCGTTCCCCCATCTTTTTTCCCATGAAAGAAGGAGGGGAAATCCGATATGGAAAACCCCAAGCGGGGTACGGTTGCATGTCTGGATTTTTGATCTCAAAATGTTTCTGGGAAAGGTTGTTACAGTTTAATGAACAGGCTGCGCCGGAAGAAGGCAAATAAAACCAGCCATTGCAGCAGCAGAAGGGAGGCGGCGAGAAGGACGGGTTGCACGGAAGGGAAAAAATCCGCCGCGCCGCTGAAAATGCGGTTGTTCAGCTCATGCACGTTCACCAGGGTGTGAATCAGGTACGCGGCCAGCGCGTTCAGGCCGATGATGCGGAGGGGGAAGGCCCATGAACCGCCCTTCCACACATCCACGGCCAGGTGGAACAGGGACAGGGCGATCAGGGAGGCCCCGGCTGCGGCCAGGACGAAGGTTCCCGTCCACATGCTTTTAATGATGGGATAAACGCCGTCCAGCATCAGGGCGCCCCAGAACAGCAGCATGCCCGCGGCCAGCGTCAGAAGGCAGAAGCGCATGGGCCGTTCCCGGTTTTTCCGGAGCTGGTTGCCCGCCAGCCAGCCGCCCAGGCACAGCGCGGCGGCGGAGACGATGCAGAGAGGCCCCTCCGGATCAAAGGTTCCCCCGTGCAGGCGCCCGGGGAGCCAGTGTGTGTCCACCCATGAATTGACGGAGCCGCCAGGCGTGAAATTGCCGCCCGTGAATTGGAGAACGGCCACCAGGGCCAGCAGCGCTGCTCCGGCAGCAGCCACGGGGCCCTGCCGCCGGAGCAGCAGAACGCAGGTGCCCGCGATGGCGCAGGAAAGGCCGATCAGCCCCAGCACGGACGCATACCGCATGTCCTCCGTCCACGTGAGCGTTCCGTTGACGAGCATGCCCAGCAGGGCCAGGATGAGGGCGCGTTTCCATATCTTGAGCAGTCCCGGAACGGCAGAGCCGTTCCCGTCCGCATGCCTTGCCAGGGAGAAGGACATGGAAACGCCGGAGATGAACACGAAAACGGGGAATACCAGGTCATACAGCCGCAGCCCTCCCCATGCGGCGTGGGTCATCTGGCGTCCGGCTTCCTGGAGGAAGGCGTTTTCCGGGTTTCTGGAGGCCAGCAGCAGGACCAGGGCGTCCAGCCCCAGGATGATGAGCATGTCCAGCCCGCGCAGGGCGTCCAGGGAATGCAGCCTGGAGGAGCGGACGGGAGCTGGAGAGGTGGAAGGCATGGCGGCGCGGAGGGAGAACGGCAAGAGTTACGGCAGGAAAAGGCCAGGTTTATCAGGATTCCTGAAAACATGCCGGAACGGAGGGGAATCGTGCTTGATTTCCATGGAGGAAGAAGGTAAAGCAGGCCGCATGCCGCGCACCCCTCTTTCTTTTCTTCTTTTCCTGTGTGTCTCCCTGGTGCTGGCTGCCTGTTCCTCCACGCCGAAGACCCCGCATGGCAAGCCGTTGATGAAGGACGGCAGGTACGCCTCTTCCTATGACGCTTTTGTGGCGGATCCCCAGTACCGTTTTACGCGTGACATCTGGTATCATGACGGGCGCATCCGCCAGGCGCAGACGAAGAACAGCAAAATCGTGGTCCGTCTGAAGGACCAGCGCGGCGTGCTGTGGGTGAACGGTGAGCCCGCCATGGATTTTCCCGTATGCACGGGCAAATCCACCCATGAGACGCCCCGCGGCAGGTTCACGATCATCCAGAAGGATGCGGACTACCGTTCCCGGTCCTACGGCAGTGTATTTGATGCAAGCGGCGTGTGCGTGAATTCGGACGCCACTTCTTCTTCCCGCGTGCCGTCCGGCGGCAAATTCATTGGGGCCAAGATGCCGCTGTGGATGCGCATCCACGGGGGAATAGGGCTGCATGTGGGAACCGTGTACCGGGACGCCAACTCCCACGGGTGCATCCGGGTGCCGGTGGAGGCATGCCGCATTTTGTTTGACAAATGCGGCATGGGAACAACCGTAATAGTTCAGGAATAAGCGCGAGCGTGAATAATCGTTGATTCCTTACGGTGCATCTGTCACACTCCTGCAAGCTGATGAAAATGAAGGTTCTGATACGTTCCCTGGCATTGCTGGCCGGGCTTGCCGCCTTGACGGCGCATACGGCTTTGGGCCAGGCCTCGTCCCGTCATTCGTCTTCCCGCGGGGGGACGCCCGTGCGCCAGGCCGCGGCGGAACAGCGCGGAGAGGATGACGCCGTGGAAACGGTGGACCTGGGGGATAAGAAGAGGGAATCCGGCACGGCTTCCGGTGAACGTGAAGGCGTGGCCGACGCTCCGGAAATGCCCACGGAGACGGACAAGGAGCAGAATGGCCTGGATTCCCTTTCCCTGATACCATCCCTCAATGGAGGGAGGCTGGACGCGGCGCGGGAGGCGCATACCAGCACCCGGCCTTCCGCCCGGACCATGGCCCTGCTGATTCCTGCCCCGCGCGGCCCCATCCTGGACCGCCACGGAGAGCCTCTGGCCGTGACCACTGTGGCCTACCAGCTGGCCCTGCGGTTTGAAATTTTTGAAAACCCCGACCGCTCCCGGGTGGTGGAATTCGGGCGCAACTGCCTGGAACAGGCCAAGAAAATTGCCGGAAAGGCGTGGTCCTTTTCCGATGACCAGCTCTGGAAGCATTATGAGCACCGCCGCTGGCTGCCTCTACCCCTTACCAACGTCATCCGCGCGGAGGAAGCGGAAAAACTGAAGGACAAGGTGAAAGGGGTGCGCGGCCTCCAGCTGCTGCCCATTTACATCCGTTCCTACCCGGAAAAGGCGATTGCCGGCCACATCATCGGTTATGTGGGGTCCAAGGGGAAACTTCCTACCGGACCCATCAACCACATGGACCCCCTCTGGGAGCAGGTGGAAGGCCGTGCGGGGCTGGAAAAGGAATTCAACAAGGACCTGACCGGAACGCCCGGCGTATGGCGCCTGATGTTTGACGAAGACGGCAACAAAATTCTGGACGAACTGCAGATACGGCCCAAGCCCGGCGGCGCGATCGTCACCACCCTGAACCTGAAATGGCAGCAGGACGCGGAACGCATCCTTTCCCGCGGCAAGAGGCGCGGCGCCATGGTGGTGCTGGACTGCGTAACGGGTGAAGTGCTGGTGATGGCCTCCACGCCGTCCTATGACCCGAACATGTTCATCCCGAACATTTCCCAGAAGGATTACGACGCCCTGCGCAACGACCCCGCCGGGCCCCTGGGCGCCCGTGCCTTCCAGGGCCGCTACCCTCCCGCCTCCACCTTCAAGGTGATGACCGTGGCCAGCGCGCTGAAGAACAACAAAATCACGGAAAACACGCAGATCTACTGTCCGGCGGCTATCACGATCGGCAACCACGTCTTCAACAACTGGAGCAAAACACCCCTGGGAGACATCAACTGCATCCGCGCCCTGGCGATGTCCAACAACCCGTTCATGTACCAGATGGGCCTGAAGCTGGGTGCGGAAGCCCTGATGGATACGGCCCGCGCCTTCGGCCTGGGGGAACGGACAGGGCTCCCCATTCCGGATGATCCCGGCCTGGTGCCCACCAGCGAATACATGGTCCGCAACTACAAGCGTGATTTCATGTCCGGAGACGCCGCCAACCTGTCCATCGGCCAGGGAACCCTGCTGGTCACGCCGCTCCAGGTGGCCCACATGATGTCCGGCGTGGCGAACGGCTACCTGCCCCGGCTTCAGCTCATCAAGCAGATTCAGGACGGCAACGCCAACGTCATTTACGCCCCCAAGCCCCAGGAAGTCCAGCGCCCCCTGCCTGCTTATGAACGCGCCCTGGCCAGCGTGCGCAAGGGCATGAGGGAAGTGATTGAAAACGGCACGGGGGGGCGTGCGCGCCTGTCCTATTCCAGCATCGCCGGGAAGTCCGGAACGGCCCAGTGGGGGCCGGAACGGGAAGACAAGCGTCTGGCCTGGTTTGCCGGATTCATGCCTTGTGACAATCCCCGTTTCGCCTATGTGGTGCTGTATGAAGGCCGCGCCCACGAACGGCTGGGCGGCGGCGCTGCCGCTGCTCCCATCGTGAAGGAATTCTTTGAGACGGAAAAGAAGGACATCAAGGCCATCATTGATCCTCCCAAGGATGATATTCCCGTGGCGGAACCGGTGGAGGAAACCCCTGAAACGGCTGCCGCAGCCCTCCGGGAACGCGGGGAGTCCCCCGCCGTGGTGCCGGATAACCTGCCTCCCGGCCTGTATGATCCGGAAGGGATGGAGCCCATCAAGGTTCATGAGATACCCGCAGACCTGGATGATTCTTCCGATGCGGAAATCAAGGCTACTCCGGTAGGCGGCTCCCGTTCCGCCGCACCATCCGCGCCTCCCCTTTCGGAAGACCCTTCCGCCGCTCCCCTGAGGCCGCGCCGCGGTGATTCAGACTACATTCCGGGCCTTCCCCGGCAAATCCCCCGTAATCTCAACCATTCCTCCCCTGTGACCGCCCCGGCGCCTAAGGCCCCCATGCCGGAGGATGACATCCCCATGGCGGAGCCGCTTTAAAGTGTGGCTTCTGCCGGGAACCCCTGCGTGGCGATGCTGGGCGGGAAGGGCGTTTTTCCGTACGGGTGTTCCCGGAACGCCGCGGCTTCCCATGTCATTGCTGTTCTTCATTATGCTTGCGCGGTTGGGAAGAACTCCCTATATATGCGGATGATGCACGTCGGTGAGACTGCTTCCGCAAGGAAACGGCGCTTTTTGCCGGATGGCATCATGACCCCCCACGTTTCAAGATAATGAAAACGCATTATTTCTACTCCATACCCTGTTTTGCGCTGACCTGCGCTCTTGCCGCCTGCTCTGACGACAATAAATCCTCTTCCGCCAAGGCCGGACAGGACGCCGCCGGCTTAACTCCGGCTGCCGCTCTTGACCCCTCCGCCCCCGTTGCTTCCGATTTGGTGGCGAAACGCGCCGAACGGCTCGGACTGGCCGCCCTGTTCCCCAGGGACATGGGCATGGTGGCCGGTGTTTACGACATCCCCGGCATCATTAAAAGCGTTCAGAATCTGAACATGGTCAAGACCTGGGGGAACTGCTCCGCGGAACAGAACGCTGACGAATCCGTTGCCATTCCGGGAGAAGATGCCCCCAAGCCCGCCCAGGCCAAATGCTCCGTCAACAGCCCCGTCATTGACGCGATGATCGGCTTTGGTCCGGAATGGGCTCCGTGGATGGACAGTGCGCAGGACGCTTTTACCAGCGTGGGCCTGAACCAGATGCAGGGAATGTTATCCACTTACAAGCTTTTCCAGGCCTCCGCTGATGGAAGCAAGGGCTCCAATGATGCGGCCAAGGAGGCAATGGTCAACAGGTACGCTGAGATGCTTATCCAGTGGGTCGATTTGATGGACCTGCGTCCCTCCCAAGCCGCGACGGCACCTGTGATGGTAGCCGCCAAATTGACGCCGGAGGCCCTGGCCCAGGCCAAGGCCACCCTGAAGGACGCCAATCTTCCGGAGGACATGGAACTGCATGGAATGGTCTCCCTGTATGACAAGACCTACAACGGCCTGCCCTGCAAGGTGGCGGAAGTGGACTGCAAGAAAGTGCGCGTGAAGCTGGAAGAAAAACTGGATGAGGCGAAAGCCAAGATGAACCTCTCCCAGGAAAATATGGACCGTCTTAAGGCGGCACTCAAGCGCCTGGACGAATCCAAACTGTATGTGGCCGTCACTTTTGTGGATGACACCCTGGTGGGCTTTGTGACCACTAATCCTGAAAAACAGGTTCGTCTGGCGGCTTCTCCGCAGGACTCCATTCTGGCGCGTCCGGATTTCTCCATGGCTGACGCCCAGCTCCAGTATCCTGCCTATGGCCTGCTGTTTGCGGACAAGGCTTGCGCGAAGGGCCTTATTAACCTGGACATCGCCTACTACAAGGGCATGTTCGCCGGGCTGAAGGACCTGATGCAGACGGTAGGCACCGACTGGAAGATTGCCGATCTGGCTCCTTCCATGGCCGCGCTTGATTCCATGAAGGGCAGCCTCCTCGGGCTGTATGAAAAGGTGGCGCAGAATGCCACGCCCGTTTCCTACTACGCGTGGCAGGACCAGGGGGTGCATGTGGAAGCCTGCACGTATCCGCTTGAATTCTACCTGCTGGATGCCCCCTCCTCCATGAACTCCGTCCGTCCCGGGGCGGATACGGTGCTGTATTCCTCCTTCCGCATTAATCCGCAGATTGTTGACATGGGCTGTACCCTGTATGAAAGCATCGCGCAGATTGGCTGGGATTACGGCAATGCCTACATTTCCAACCCGAAGCATGACGTAAGCGACCAGATCCGCATGGTCGCCCCCATGCTCCAGATGGCCCGGCCCACCCTTGAAGAACTCTGGAAGGCGTACAAAACCGCTCTTTCCGGCATCACGGATTCCGGCGTTTACATTGTGGACATGAAGGGCGCTCCCAGCCCCATGCTTAAGAATGTTCCGG includes these proteins:
- a CDS encoding acyltransferase family protein — translated: MPSTSPAPVRSSRLHSLDALRGLDMLIILGLDALVLLLASRNPENAFLQEAGRQMTHAAWGGLRLYDLVFPVFVFISGVSMSFSLARHADGNGSAVPGLLKIWKRALILALLGMLVNGTLTWTEDMRYASVLGLIGLSCAIAGTCVLLLRRQGPVAAAGAALLALVAVLQFTGGNFTPGGSVNSWVDTHWLPGRLHGGTFDPEGPLCIVSAAALCLGGWLAGNQLRKNRERPMRFCLLTLAAGMLLFWGALMLDGVYPIIKSMWTGTFVLAAAGASLIALSLFHLAVDVWKGGSWAFPLRIIGLNALAAYLIHTLVNVHELNNRIFSGAADFFPSVQPVLLAASLLLLQWLVLFAFFRRSLFIKL
- a CDS encoding L,D-transpeptidase — translated: MEEEGKAGRMPRTPLSFLLFLCVSLVLAACSSTPKTPHGKPLMKDGRYASSYDAFVADPQYRFTRDIWYHDGRIRQAQTKNSKIVVRLKDQRGVLWVNGEPAMDFPVCTGKSTHETPRGRFTIIQKDADYRSRSYGSVFDASGVCVNSDATSSSRVPSGGKFIGAKMPLWMRIHGGIGLHVGTVYRDANSHGCIRVPVEACRILFDKCGMGTTVIVQE
- a CDS encoding peptidoglycan D,D-transpeptidase FtsI family protein, producing MKMKVLIRSLALLAGLAALTAHTALGQASSRHSSSRGGTPVRQAAAEQRGEDDAVETVDLGDKKRESGTASGEREGVADAPEMPTETDKEQNGLDSLSLIPSLNGGRLDAAREAHTSTRPSARTMALLIPAPRGPILDRHGEPLAVTTVAYQLALRFEIFENPDRSRVVEFGRNCLEQAKKIAGKAWSFSDDQLWKHYEHRRWLPLPLTNVIRAEEAEKLKDKVKGVRGLQLLPIYIRSYPEKAIAGHIIGYVGSKGKLPTGPINHMDPLWEQVEGRAGLEKEFNKDLTGTPGVWRLMFDEDGNKILDELQIRPKPGGAIVTTLNLKWQQDAERILSRGKRRGAMVVLDCVTGEVLVMASTPSYDPNMFIPNISQKDYDALRNDPAGPLGARAFQGRYPPASTFKVMTVASALKNNKITENTQIYCPAAITIGNHVFNNWSKTPLGDINCIRALAMSNNPFMYQMGLKLGAEALMDTARAFGLGERTGLPIPDDPGLVPTSEYMVRNYKRDFMSGDAANLSIGQGTLLVTPLQVAHMMSGVANGYLPRLQLIKQIQDGNANVIYAPKPQEVQRPLPAYERALASVRKGMREVIENGTGGRARLSYSSIAGKSGTAQWGPEREDKRLAWFAGFMPCDNPRFAYVVLYEGRAHERLGGGAAAAPIVKEFFETEKKDIKAIIDPPKDDIPVAEPVEETPETAAAALRERGESPAVVPDNLPPGLYDPEGMEPIKVHEIPADLDDSSDAEIKATPVGGSRSAAPSAPPLSEDPSAAPLRPRRGDSDYIPGLPRQIPRNLNHSSPVTAPAPKAPMPEDDIPMAEPL